The following nucleotide sequence is from Pseudonocardia abyssalis.
GCTGACGGTGGGCGAGCGGGTCGTCGGCGCGCTCGCGATCGGGTTCGACGGCCCCCGCGCCTTCAACGACGACGAACGCACGTTCCTGCAGACCCTCGCCAGCGAGGCCGGACTGGCCTTCGAGCGGGCCGCGCTGGCCGACACCCGGCGCGAGCTCGCCGACACGCTGCAGCGCAGCCTGCTCCCGCCCGCGCTCCCCGACCACGACCGGGTCACCCTCGCCGCCCGCTACCTGCCCGCGTCGTCGGGCAGCAACACCGGCGGCGACTGGTACGACGTCCTCCCGCTCGACGACCACCACGTCGCGATCGTCGTGGGCGACGTGGTGGGGCAGGGGCCCACCGCCGCCGCCGTGATGGGCCAGCTGCGCAGCGCACTCTCGGCGTACCTGCTGCAGAACCACGCCCCCGCCGAAGCGCTGACCTGGCTGAACCGGTGGTCGTTCCGGGTGCCGGGGGCGCGCGCGAGCACCGCGATCTGCGTCGTGCTCGACACCCGCACCGGCGACGTCCGCTGGGCCCGCGCCGGCCACCCGCCGCCCCTGGTCCTCGGGCCCGACGGCGGGTTCGAGTTCCTGGAGGACGCCCACGGAGCGGTCCTCGGCGTGACCGGCGCGCCCCCGTTCACCGAGGGCAGCACGACCCTGGCCCCCGGGTCCACGGTGATCCTCTACACCGACGGGCTCGTCGAGCGTCGCGGGGAGATCGTCGATGACGGGGTCGCGCGGCTGGCCGCCGCCGCGGCCCGGTACTGCACCAGTCCCGTCGAGAAGCTCGTCCCCGCCGTGCTGGACGCGGCGCTGGACCGCGCGGGCCCGGCCGACGACGTCGCACTGATCGTCGCGCGGCTGCGCCCGCCGGCCCTGGCCGGCCGCGGCCCGGCCCGCCCCGACCAGCTCGCGGTCGTGCGCCGCGACGTCGCCGCCTGGGTCACCGCCGCCGCGCTGTCGAAGGACACCGGCGACGACCTGCAGCTCGCGCTCGGCGAGGCGCTCGCCAACGCCGTCGAGCACGCCTACCGCGACCGCGCCCCCGGCGAGTACCACTACCGGCTCGACCAGCGCCCCGACGGCGCGGTGCAGGTCGAGGTGAGCGACCACGGGAGCTGGCGGCCCCCGCCCGCTGACCCCGGGTACCGCGGCCGCGGCCTGCTCGTGATCGACCGCCTCGCCGGCGGAGCGGTCATCGAGCGGTCCGACGAGGGCACGCGCGTGACGTTCACGGTGCTCCCCGTCGACGAGCCGGACCCCGCCCCCGCCGCGGCGCCCGCCGGCCCGGCGCCGCCCGCGTGGGCCGGGCTGCGCGTGCACGACGGGCCGCGCCTGGAGCTGGCCGGGGAGCTGGACGTCGCGACGGTGCCGGGGTTGCGCGACCGGGTACTGGAGGCGATCCACGGGGCGGGATCCCCGGTGGTCGTCGACGCCACGGCGGTCACGCACCTGGCCAGTGCCGGGATCGGGCTGCTGTTGGAGATCGCGGCGCTGGCCCCGCGGGGGGTGCGGGTGGTCGTGACGGGGGGCGGACCGGTGGCGCGGGTACTGGCCCTGACGGACCTGGGGCGCGCCCTCGGCGCGGAGCTCACCTGACCGCACCGCCGTCGCGGTGACCGCACCGCTGTTCCGGCGGCGGTGCGGTCCGCACCACGACTGTGCGGTGGGCGAACCCGGCGCGGTGGGCGAACCCGGCGCGGTGGGCGAACCCGGCGCGGTGGGCGCCGGCGGCTCCTAGCGTCCCCTCCAGACCGGCGCCCGCTTCTCCGCGAACGCCGTGGATCCCTCCCGCGCATCGTCGGAGGAGAACACCGGCGCGATGATCTCGGCCTGGTCGACCCAGCCCTGCTCCACGGTCCAGTCGGCGCTGGAGCGGGCGATCCGCTTCGAGGCCGCGACGGCGAGCGGGGCGTTGGCGGCGATGGTGGCGGCCAGCTCCAGGGCCGCGTCGAGGGCGCCGCCCTCGTCGGTGACGCGGTTGACCAGGCCGATCTCCGCGGCGCGCTCGGCGCCGATCGGGTCGCCGGTCAGCAGCATCTCCATCGCGAGCGCGTACGGCACCCGGCGGGTCAACAGCAGTGCGCCGCCGGCCGCGGCGACCAGCGAGCGCTTCACCTCGGGTACACCGAACTTCGCGGTACGGGACGCCACCACCAGGTCGCACGCCAGCAGCAGCTCGAACCCGCCCGCCAGCGCCCAGCCCTCGGCCGCGCCGATCAGCGGCTTGCGGGGCGGGGTCTCGGTGATCCCGCACAGGCCGCGACCCTCGATCCCCGGACGCTCGCCCTGCAGGAACGCCTTCAGGTCCATGCCGGCGGAGAACACGCCGCCCGCGCCGGTGAGCACGCCGGCCCACAGCTCGTCGGAGGCGTCCAGCTCGTCGACGGCGTCGGCGATACCCTGCGCGACCGCGCCGTTGAGCGCGTTCTTGACCTGCGGCCGGTTGATGGTGATGACCTGGACGGCGCCGCGGCGCTCGACGAGGACCTCGTCGGACCCACTCATCGGGGGGCCATCCGGATCGCGCCGTCGAGGCGGATGACCTCGCCGTTGAGCATCGGGTTGGCCGCGATGTGGGCGACGAGCGCGCCGAACTCCGACGGCTGCCCCAGCCGCGACGGGTGCGGCACCTGCTGGCCCAGCGAGATCCGCGCGTCCTCGGGGAGGCCCGCGAGCAACGGGGTGTCGAACAGGCCCGGCGCGATCGTGACGACGCGGATCATCGCCGACGCGAGGTCGCGCGCGATCGGCAGCGTCATGCCGACGACGCCGCCCTTCGACGCCGAGTACGCGGCCTGCCCGATCTGGCCGTCGAACGCCGCGACGGACGCGGTGTTGACGATGACGCCGCGCTCACCGTCGACGATCTCGGTGGCGGCGATGCGCTCGGCCGCGAGCCGGATGACGTTGAACGTGCCGATCAGGTTGATGTTGATGATCCGCGCGAACTTCTCGAGCGGGTACACGCCCTTCTTGCCCAGCACGCGGATCGCGT
It contains:
- a CDS encoding crotonase/enoyl-CoA hydratase family protein, with amino-acid sequence MSGSDEVLVERRGAVQVITINRPQVKNALNGAVAQGIADAVDELDASDELWAGVLTGAGGVFSAGMDLKAFLQGERPGIEGRGLCGITETPPRKPLIGAAEGWALAGGFELLLACDLVVASRTAKFGVPEVKRSLVAAAGGALLLTRRVPYALAMEMLLTGDPIGAERAAEIGLVNRVTDEGGALDAALELAATIAANAPLAVAASKRIARSSADWTVEQGWVDQAEIIAPVFSSDDAREGSTAFAEKRAPVWRGR
- a CDS encoding 3-hydroxyacyl-CoA dehydrogenase: MDINGAAAVVTGGASGLGLATTEKLLDGGASVVILDLPSSAGAEVAAKLGDRVRFAPGDVTDEASVSAALDAAAELGPIRVAVNCAGTGDAIRVLGKKGVYPLEKFARIININLIGTFNVIRLAAERIAATEIVDGERGVIVNTASVAAFDGQIGQAAYSASKGGVVGMTLPIARDLASAMIRVVTIAPGLFDTPLLAGLPEDARISLGQQVPHPSRLGQPSEFGALVAHIAANPMLNGEVIRLDGAIRMAPR